In a single window of the Delftia tsuruhatensis genome:
- the rsmH gene encoding 16S rRNA (cytosine(1402)-N(4))-methyltransferase RsmH, which translates to MNQPLQHITVLLDEAVDALLDGAAQPIAGQWVDATFGRGGHSRRILQRLGPDGALLAFDKDPDAIEEAARITDARFSIRHEGFRHLAELPAASVRGVLMDLGVSSPQIDNPERGFSFRFEGPLDMRMDTTRGQSVADWLAEADAQQIAEVIRDYGEERFAGPIAKAIVARRESQGPLRNTAELAELVAGAVRTREAGQNPATRTFQALRIFINAELEELEQALEASLRVLAPGGRLVVISFHSLEDRIVKQFIARHSKEVYDRRAPFAAPTPMRLQALGRIKPGEAEVTANPRSRSAVMRVAVRTEVPA; encoded by the coding sequence TTGAATCAGCCGTTGCAACACATCACCGTTTTGCTCGACGAGGCCGTCGACGCGCTGCTGGACGGTGCCGCGCAGCCCATTGCCGGGCAGTGGGTGGACGCGACGTTCGGGCGAGGCGGACATTCCCGGCGCATCCTGCAGCGGCTGGGGCCGGATGGGGCCTTGCTGGCGTTCGACAAGGACCCGGACGCGATCGAAGAGGCAGCGCGCATCACCGATGCGCGTTTTTCGATTCGGCACGAGGGCTTTCGCCACCTGGCCGAGCTGCCCGCCGCCAGTGTGCGGGGCGTGCTGATGGATCTGGGCGTGAGCTCCCCCCAGATCGACAACCCCGAGCGCGGATTCAGCTTTCGCTTCGAAGGCCCGCTGGACATGCGCATGGATACCACGCGCGGCCAGAGTGTGGCGGACTGGCTGGCGGAGGCCGATGCGCAGCAGATTGCGGAGGTGATACGTGACTACGGCGAAGAACGGTTTGCTGGCCCCATTGCAAAGGCGATTGTTGCTCGACGCGAAAGCCAGGGGCCTCTCCGCAACACCGCGGAGCTTGCCGAGCTCGTGGCTGGCGCGGTCCGGACCCGCGAGGCTGGGCAGAACCCAGCGACACGCACATTCCAGGCTCTTCGGATTTTCATCAATGCCGAGCTTGAGGAACTCGAGCAGGCGCTAGAAGCCAGCCTGCGCGTGCTCGCGCCGGGCGGGCGCCTGGTGGTGATCAGCTTTCACTCGCTGGAAGACCGCATCGTCAAGCAATTCATCGCCAGACACTCCAAGGAAGTCTATGACCGCCGGGCGCCCTTTGCCGCGCCCACGCCCATGCGCCTGCAGGCGCTGGGCCGCATCAAGCCCGGAGAGGCCGAGGTCACCGCCAATCCGCGCTCGCGCTCGGCCGTGATGCGCGTGGCCGTACGTACCGAGGTGCCTGCATGA
- the ftsL gene encoding cell division protein FtsL, whose amino-acid sequence MLRLNLMLLLAVMASAVFLVHTQYESRRLFTELDRAVAESRRLATEQQRLQVEKRAQATPQRIEVMARERLQMKPATPAIAQYVNDDARTGVAP is encoded by the coding sequence ATGCTGCGCCTGAATCTCATGCTGCTGCTGGCGGTGATGGCCAGCGCCGTCTTTCTCGTGCACACGCAGTACGAGTCGCGCCGGCTGTTCACCGAACTGGACAGGGCCGTGGCCGAGTCGCGCCGCCTGGCCACGGAGCAGCAGCGCCTGCAGGTGGAAAAGCGGGCGCAGGCCACGCCCCAGCGCATCGAGGTGATGGCGCGTGAGCGCCTGCAGATGAAGCCGGCCACGCCGGCCATCGCCCAGTACGTCAATGACGATGCGCGCACGGGAGTCGCTCCATGA
- a CDS encoding peptidoglycan D,D-transpeptidase FtsI family protein — MTRSVLYTSSPLLASKTPLWRSKMIVAMLALGFVGLGARAAYVQVFGNDFFQRQGQVRFARTLELPANRGRLLDRNGLILASSVPAASIWAIPEDVEQDDPEVKAKLKQLASLMEMPLPALMDKLADEDKTFVWIKRQLDWDVGQQIQALNIKGIYQRKEYKRQYPEGESAAHIVGFTNVEDQGQEGMELAFDKELGGKPGSRRVIKDRLGRVVEGVGEEVPPQDGRDIQLSVDSKVQYFAYQKLKDQVIAHKAKAGSVVVMDAHTGELLALANYPSYVPDKRKNLTGEQLRNRAITDTFEPGSTMKPITIGLALESGRFKPETPIDTSPGRVNVTGSTISDTHNYGLLTVAGVIQKSSNVGTTKIALQMPAKDMWETFSAVGFGQKPQISFPGAASGRLRPYKTWRPVEQATMGYGYGLSASLLQMTRSYTVFANGGRVIPATMIKTDEPPVGVPVFSPRTANEVRKMLALAAGPGGTGQRAQTIGYSVGGKSGTARKQQGKGYAAGKYRAWFTGMAPIENPRIIVAVMVDEPSAGTIYGGTVAAPVFSEVVQQTLRLMGVQPDMEVKPLIVANPVEEPSL, encoded by the coding sequence ATGACACGCTCCGTGCTCTACACCTCCAGCCCCCTGCTGGCCTCCAAGACACCCTTGTGGCGCAGCAAGATGATCGTGGCCATGCTGGCCCTGGGCTTCGTCGGCCTGGGGGCGCGGGCGGCCTATGTGCAGGTGTTCGGCAACGACTTCTTCCAGCGCCAGGGTCAGGTGCGCTTTGCACGTACGCTGGAGTTGCCCGCCAACCGAGGCCGCCTGCTGGACCGCAACGGCCTGATCCTGGCCTCCAGCGTGCCGGCGGCCAGCATCTGGGCCATCCCGGAGGACGTGGAGCAGGACGACCCCGAGGTCAAGGCCAAGCTCAAGCAACTGGCGTCGCTCATGGAGATGCCGCTGCCCGCACTGATGGACAAGCTGGCCGACGAGGACAAGACCTTCGTCTGGATCAAGCGCCAGCTCGACTGGGATGTGGGCCAGCAGATCCAGGCGCTCAACATCAAGGGCATCTACCAGCGCAAGGAATACAAGCGCCAGTACCCCGAGGGCGAATCGGCCGCCCACATCGTGGGCTTCACCAACGTGGAAGACCAGGGCCAGGAGGGCATGGAGCTGGCGTTCGACAAGGAACTGGGCGGCAAGCCCGGTTCGCGGCGCGTGATCAAGGACCGCCTGGGCCGCGTGGTCGAGGGCGTGGGCGAGGAAGTGCCGCCCCAGGACGGGCGCGATATCCAGCTGTCCGTGGACAGCAAGGTGCAGTACTTCGCCTACCAGAAGCTCAAGGACCAGGTCATCGCCCACAAGGCCAAGGCCGGCAGCGTGGTGGTCATGGATGCGCACACGGGCGAGCTGCTTGCGCTGGCCAACTACCCCAGCTATGTGCCTGACAAGCGCAAGAACCTGACCGGCGAGCAGTTGCGCAACCGCGCCATCACCGACACCTTCGAGCCCGGCTCGACCATGAAGCCCATCACCATCGGTCTGGCGCTGGAATCAGGCCGGTTCAAGCCGGAAACACCGATAGACACCTCGCCGGGCCGCGTCAACGTGACCGGCTCGACGATTTCGGATACCCACAACTATGGCCTGCTGACCGTGGCCGGCGTGATCCAGAAGTCCAGCAACGTGGGCACGACCAAGATCGCGCTGCAGATGCCGGCCAAGGACATGTGGGAGACCTTCTCGGCCGTCGGCTTCGGCCAGAAGCCGCAGATCTCGTTCCCGGGCGCGGCCAGCGGACGCCTGCGTCCGTACAAGACCTGGCGGCCCGTCGAGCAGGCCACCATGGGCTATGGCTACGGCCTGTCCGCCAGCCTGCTGCAGATGACGCGCAGCTATACCGTCTTCGCCAATGGGGGGCGGGTGATTCCCGCCACCATGATCAAGACCGACGAGCCGCCCGTGGGCGTGCCCGTGTTCTCGCCGCGCACGGCCAACGAGGTGCGCAAGATGCTGGCCCTGGCGGCCGGTCCCGGCGGCACGGGCCAGCGTGCCCAGACCATCGGCTACTCGGTGGGCGGCAAGTCCGGCACGGCGCGCAAGCAGCAGGGCAAGGGCTATGCGGCCGGCAAGTACCGCGCCTGGTTCACGGGCATGGCGCCCATCGAGAACCCGCGCATCATCGTCGCCGTGATGGTGGACGAGCCCAGCGCCGGCACCATCTATGGCGGCACGGTGGCGGCGCCCGTGTTCAGCGAAGTGGTGCAGCAGACGCTGCGCCTGATGGGCGTGCAGCCTGATATGGAAGTCAAGCCCTTGATCGTCGCCAACCCCGTGGAGGAGCCTTCGCTATGA
- the mraZ gene encoding division/cell wall cluster transcriptional repressor MraZ, giving the protein MFQGASSLNLDGKGRLSVPTRHRDALLAMAQGQVTLTKHPHGCLMLFPRTEWLQFRERIAQLPMSAQWWKRIFLGNAMDVDMDATGRVLVSPELREAVGLTKEVVLLGMGNHFELWDKATYEAQEAKAMQEEMPAAFQDFAF; this is encoded by the coding sequence GTGTTTCAAGGGGCGTCCTCGCTGAATCTCGATGGAAAGGGGCGGCTGTCCGTGCCGACCCGGCATCGTGACGCCCTCCTGGCCATGGCCCAGGGCCAGGTCACCCTCACCAAACATCCCCATGGTTGCCTGATGCTGTTTCCGCGCACCGAGTGGCTGCAGTTTCGCGAGCGCATCGCGCAGCTGCCGATGTCGGCGCAATGGTGGAAGCGCATCTTCCTGGGCAACGCCATGGACGTGGACATGGATGCCACCGGTCGCGTGCTGGTGTCGCCCGAGTTGCGCGAGGCGGTGGGCCTGACCAAGGAGGTCGTGCTGCTGGGCATGGGCAACCATTTCGAGCTGTGGGACAAGGCCACTTATGAGGCACAGGAAGCGAAGGCCATGCAGGAGGAGATGCCTGCGGCCTTCCAGGATTTTGCGTTCTAG
- the hslV gene encoding ATP-dependent protease subunit HslV, translating into MEQYHGTTIISVRRQTPEGVQVAIGGDGQVTLGNIVVKGTARKVRKLYHGKVLAGFAGATADAFTLFERFEAKLEKHQGHLTRAAIELTKDWRTDRVLRRLEAMLAVADASASLIITGNGDVLEPEQGIVSIGSGGAYAHSAAKALLNNTELSAEEIVRKSLGIAGELCIYTNMHHTVETL; encoded by the coding sequence ATGGAACAGTATCACGGCACCACCATCATCAGCGTGCGCCGGCAGACCCCCGAAGGCGTGCAGGTCGCCATCGGTGGCGATGGCCAGGTCACTTTGGGCAACATCGTCGTCAAGGGCACGGCGCGCAAGGTGCGCAAGCTCTACCACGGCAAGGTGCTGGCCGGCTTCGCTGGCGCCACGGCCGATGCCTTCACGTTGTTCGAGCGCTTCGAGGCCAAGCTCGAAAAGCACCAGGGCCATCTGACACGTGCTGCCATCGAGCTGACCAAGGACTGGCGCACCGATCGCGTGCTGCGCCGCCTGGAGGCCATGCTGGCCGTGGCCGATGCATCGGCTTCGCTCATCATCACCGGCAACGGCGATGTGCTGGAGCCCGAGCAGGGCATCGTGTCCATCGGCTCGGGCGGCGCCTACGCGCATTCCGCGGCCAAGGCGCTGCTGAACAACACCGAGCTGTCGGCCGAGGAGATCGTGCGCAAGTCGCTGGGCATTGCTGGCGAGTTGTGCATCTACACCAACATGCACCACACGGTCGAGACGCTCTGA
- the hslU gene encoding ATP-dependent protease ATPase subunit HslU: protein MSSAMTPQEIVSELDHHIVGQAGAKRAVAIALRNRWRRQKVADGLRQEITPKNILMIGPTGVGKTEIARRLARLADAPFIKVEATKFTEVGYVGKDVDAIIRDLAEVAVKQTREADIRKLRLRAEDAAEDRILDVLVPQARSGEVAADNTARQVFRKKLREGQLDDKEIEIDVADAPPQVQIMGPQGMEEMAEQLRGMFSQMGQEKRKTRKLRIAEAMKLLTEEEAAKLVNEDDVRTRAIANAEQNGIVFIDEIDKVATRQETSGSDVSRQGVQRDLLPLVEGTSVTTKYGMVKTDHILFIASGAFHLSKPSDLIPELQGRFPIRVELDSLSVQDFEAILTQTHASLVKQYQALLATEGVTLEFTPEGITRLAGIAFEVNERTENIGARRLSTVLERLLDEVSFDAARLSGQTVTIDAAYVDQRLQSLSQDEDLSRFIL, encoded by the coding sequence ATGTCCTCTGCCATGACTCCCCAGGAGATCGTCTCCGAACTGGACCACCACATCGTCGGCCAGGCCGGCGCCAAGCGCGCCGTGGCCATCGCGCTGCGCAACCGCTGGCGCCGCCAGAAGGTCGCCGACGGCCTGCGCCAGGAGATCACGCCCAAGAACATCCTCATGATCGGCCCCACGGGCGTGGGCAAGACCGAGATCGCGCGCCGCCTGGCGCGGCTGGCCGATGCGCCCTTCATCAAGGTGGAGGCCACCAAGTTCACCGAGGTCGGCTATGTGGGCAAGGACGTGGATGCCATCATCCGCGACCTGGCCGAGGTGGCTGTCAAGCAGACGCGCGAGGCCGACATCAGGAAGCTGCGCCTGCGCGCCGAGGATGCGGCCGAGGACCGCATCCTTGACGTGCTCGTGCCCCAGGCCCGCAGTGGCGAGGTGGCTGCGGACAACACGGCGCGCCAGGTCTTTCGCAAGAAGCTGCGCGAAGGCCAGCTCGACGACAAGGAAATCGAGATCGATGTCGCCGATGCGCCGCCCCAGGTGCAGATCATGGGCCCCCAGGGCATGGAGGAGATGGCCGAGCAGTTGCGCGGCATGTTCAGCCAGATGGGTCAGGAAAAGCGCAAGACGCGCAAGCTGCGCATCGCCGAGGCCATGAAGCTGCTCACCGAGGAGGAAGCCGCCAAGCTCGTCAACGAGGACGACGTGCGCACGCGCGCCATCGCCAATGCGGAGCAAAACGGCATCGTCTTCATCGACGAGATCGACAAGGTCGCCACGCGCCAGGAGACCAGCGGATCCGATGTCTCGCGCCAGGGCGTGCAGCGCGATCTGCTGCCCCTGGTCGAGGGCACCAGCGTGACCACCAAGTACGGCATGGTCAAGACGGACCATATCCTGTTCATCGCCTCGGGCGCCTTCCACCTGTCCAAACCCAGCGACCTCATCCCGGAGCTGCAGGGGCGCTTCCCGATCCGCGTGGAACTCGATTCGCTTTCGGTCCAGGACTTCGAGGCCATACTGACCCAGACCCACGCCTCGCTGGTCAAGCAGTATCAGGCCCTGCTGGCCACCGAGGGCGTGACGCTGGAGTTCACTCCCGAGGGCATCACCCGGCTGGCCGGCATCGCCTTCGAGGTCAACGAGCGCACCGAGAACATCGGCGCACGCCGCCTGTCCACCGTGCTGGAGCGCCTGCTGGACGAGGTCAGCTTCGACGCCGCCAGGCTCTCGGGCCAGACCGTCACCATCGACGCGGCCTACGTGGACCAGCGCCTGCAGTCGCTGAGCCAGGACGAGGACCTCTCGCGCTTCATCCTCTGA